Proteins from one Caulobacter sp. 73W genomic window:
- a CDS encoding hybrid sensor histidine kinase/response regulator: MASISEHYAGLLRVMAARHSGAPVRLLITLCVCCLVFTIMGASWVWIWAWGLAYAGVDIFGYLLKGSAVARRWSEPSRLRLVLLTVISGMPSTLWASAAIPLWYARQVNEFAPVGAILLMGGGLLQVIAASAHSRLAFMAMVTPMMLIAAAVVLLDPVATPMIKAVWLVGGAVVGINALTASRMSMAAVLRERAIAAEHDRRRAEAEATAAAKSAFVAVVCHELRTPISAILSGAGVLERNAADAATRTQTQVIGDAGSMMRDLLNDLLDLSRIEAGRLSVETVSFDIRQTLSDLLRLWRPEAAKKRLRLRVEGVACLPRWVQGDPTRLRQVLNNLLSNAIKFTPAGSVTLKVAAAAGADGRLTLSLSVIDTGPGFDAEASDRLFTAFNQLNAGVAAKYGGSGLGLAISRELARLMGGELTVDSRTGEGAAFTLSLNLEIAASPPPAPEPTLAGVRVLAVDDHVLNRRALEVILEPFGVLPVTAESGEAALEILAEQPFDVVLMDLYMPGMDGRDAVRRLRREAGPNQKTPVIAVTASATDKDWDDCREAGMEAHVAKPVIPAELHAALRQVLTSRAIAAEAA; the protein is encoded by the coding sequence ATGGCTTCCATTTCTGAACATTACGCGGGTCTTCTGCGCGTCATGGCCGCCCGTCACAGCGGGGCGCCCGTGCGCCTGCTGATCACGCTCTGCGTCTGCTGCCTCGTCTTCACCATCATGGGCGCGTCGTGGGTGTGGATCTGGGCGTGGGGCCTGGCCTATGCCGGCGTCGACATCTTCGGTTACCTGCTGAAGGGCAGCGCCGTCGCCCGCCGCTGGAGCGAGCCGAGCCGCCTGCGGCTGGTGCTGCTGACCGTCATATCCGGCATGCCGTCCACCCTGTGGGCTTCGGCGGCCATTCCCCTGTGGTACGCGCGCCAGGTCAACGAGTTCGCGCCGGTCGGCGCCATCCTGCTGATGGGTGGCGGGCTTTTGCAGGTGATCGCCGCCTCGGCCCATTCACGCCTGGCCTTCATGGCCATGGTCACGCCGATGATGCTGATCGCCGCGGCCGTGGTTCTGCTCGATCCCGTCGCGACGCCTATGATCAAGGCCGTGTGGCTGGTCGGCGGCGCCGTGGTGGGGATCAACGCCCTGACCGCGTCACGGATGTCCATGGCCGCCGTGCTGCGCGAGCGGGCCATCGCCGCCGAGCATGACCGCCGCCGCGCCGAGGCCGAGGCGACCGCCGCCGCCAAGTCCGCCTTTGTCGCCGTGGTCTGCCACGAGCTGCGCACCCCGATCAGCGCCATCCTGTCCGGCGCCGGCGTGCTGGAGCGCAACGCCGCCGACGCGGCCACCCGCACCCAGACCCAGGTGATCGGCGACGCCGGCTCGATGATGCGCGACCTGCTCAACGACCTGCTCGACCTGTCGCGGATCGAGGCGGGCCGTCTGTCGGTGGAGACCGTGTCCTTCGACATCCGCCAGACCCTGTCCGACCTGTTGCGCCTGTGGCGCCCCGAGGCGGCCAAGAAGCGGCTGCGCCTGCGGGTCGAGGGCGTGGCCTGCCTGCCTCGCTGGGTGCAGGGTGATCCCACCCGCCTGCGCCAGGTCCTCAACAACCTGCTGTCCAACGCCATCAAGTTCACGCCCGCCGGTTCGGTGACCCTGAAGGTCGCCGCCGCGGCCGGGGCGGACGGCCGCCTGACCCTGTCGCTGAGCGTGATCGACACCGGCCCCGGATTCGACGCCGAGGCGTCGGATCGCCTGTTCACCGCCTTCAACCAACTCAACGCCGGCGTGGCCGCCAAGTACGGCGGCTCGGGCCTAGGCCTGGCGATCAGTCGCGAGCTGGCCCGGCTGATGGGCGGCGAGCTGACGGTCGACAGCCGTACCGGCGAGGGCGCGGCCTTCACCCTGTCGCTGAATCTGGAGATCGCCGCCTCGCCCCCGCCGGCGCCCGAGCCGACCCTGGCCGGGGTGCGGGTCCTGGCGGTGGATGACCACGTCCTCAACCGCCGCGCCCTGGAGGTGATCCTGGAGCCGTTCGGGGTGCTGCCGGTCACCGCCGAGTCCGGCGAAGCGGCGCTGGAGATCTTGGCCGAGCAGCCCTTCGACGTGGTGCTGATGGACCTCTATATGCCGGGCATGGATGGCCGCGACGCGGTGCGCCGCCTGCGCCGCGAGGCGGGACCGAACCAGAAGACGCCGGTGATCGCCGTGACCGCCTCGGCCACCGACAAGGACTGGGACGACTGCCGCGAGGCGGGGATGGAGGCGCATGTGGCCAAGCCGGTCATTCCCGCCGAACTGCACGCCGCCCTGCGTCAGGTCCTGACCTCCCGCGCCATTGCGGCGGAAGCCGCCTGA
- a CDS encoding hybrid sensor histidine kinase/response regulator: protein MRDLSGSYARLLEAAEARRRHMPLRVITAFPIALIVYLITEFRTIWVWMGLYLVAQVLEVWILRPSSAEWRKPSLARMIFVITLFVFPAVVLAGICGALWLLGGSYGPALAVFLISGSVINLIVISAQSRIAFLTSSAPYLLTAALVVIFDPDVTPFYRPVMILACLLMLSSSMVTWRLFERAISAQKDALREAEARRLEAEAALRAKGGYIATVSQELKSPINAILSAAAQLQGPTPPGEVRGHAQRIARSGSTMRGLLNDLADFARLESGGMLVEHIPFDLRRKGHDVLRAWRPAARRKGLRLKLEGGSSLPRWVNGDPMRISQALNALFATAIRDTETGMITIRLSAGTGDDGRIGVKVVLIDTGPGYSASELEDLFSPFDRTGARFGGGSGLGLAISRELARLMGGDLTVESRPGEGSTLTLNFRVYPIDAPEPQDILSAVIGTRVLLVAPGPLQQRAMELLLPLGLQPAVAESGETALAMLDRQAFDIVLMGVSLPGMNGFDATRRLRTSPNGNRAIPVVGLVPSAAPRDWDGCRRAGMNSWVAAPIDGPELYAAMAEALVARRRSREAAPA from the coding sequence ATGCGCGATCTTTCCGGGAGTTACGCGCGCCTTCTGGAGGCGGCGGAGGCTCGGCGGCGGCACATGCCGCTGCGGGTGATCACCGCCTTTCCGATCGCCCTGATCGTCTACCTGATCACCGAGTTCCGCACGATCTGGGTGTGGATGGGCCTGTATCTGGTCGCCCAGGTGCTGGAGGTCTGGATTCTGCGTCCGTCCAGCGCGGAGTGGCGCAAGCCGTCTCTGGCCCGGATGATCTTCGTCATCACCCTGTTCGTCTTCCCGGCGGTGGTTCTGGCGGGCATCTGCGGGGCGCTGTGGCTGCTGGGCGGCAGCTATGGCCCAGCCCTGGCGGTGTTTCTGATTTCCGGTTCGGTGATCAACCTGATCGTCATCAGCGCCCAGTCGCGGATCGCCTTCCTGACGTCCTCGGCGCCCTATCTGCTGACCGCCGCCCTGGTGGTGATCTTCGACCCGGACGTGACGCCCTTCTACCGGCCGGTGATGATCCTGGCCTGCCTGCTGATGCTGAGCAGCTCTATGGTCACCTGGCGGCTGTTCGAGCGCGCCATCTCCGCCCAGAAGGACGCCCTGCGCGAGGCCGAGGCCCGCCGCCTGGAGGCCGAGGCCGCCCTGCGCGCCAAGGGCGGCTATATCGCCACGGTCAGCCAGGAGCTGAAGTCGCCGATCAACGCCATCCTGTCCGCCGCCGCTCAGCTTCAGGGACCGACCCCGCCCGGCGAAGTGCGCGGCCACGCCCAGCGCATCGCGCGCTCCGGCTCAACCATGCGCGGCCTGCTCAACGACCTGGCCGACTTCGCCCGGCTGGAATCCGGCGGCATGCTGGTCGAGCACATCCCCTTCGATCTTCGACGCAAGGGTCACGACGTCCTGCGCGCCTGGCGACCGGCGGCGCGCCGCAAGGGCCTGCGCCTGAAGCTGGAGGGCGGCTCCTCCCTGCCGCGCTGGGTCAACGGCGATCCCATGCGCATCAGCCAGGCGCTCAACGCCCTGTTCGCCACCGCCATCCGCGACACCGAGACGGGCATGATCACCATTCGCCTGTCGGCCGGGACGGGGGATGACGGGCGCATCGGCGTCAAGGTCGTGCTGATCGACACCGGTCCCGGCTATTCGGCGAGCGAGCTGGAAGACCTGTTCTCGCCCTTCGACCGCACCGGCGCGCGCTTCGGCGGGGGCTCCGGCCTGGGCCTGGCGATCAGCCGGGAACTGGCCCGCCTGATGGGCGGCGACCTGACGGTCGAGAGCCGGCCGGGCGAGGGCAGCACCCTGACCCTCAACTTCCGGGTCTACCCGATCGACGCGCCCGAGCCGCAGGACATCCTGTCGGCGGTGATCGGGACGCGGGTTCTGCTGGTGGCTCCCGGCCCGCTGCAGCAGCGGGCCATGGAGTTGCTGCTGCCGCTGGGCTTACAACCAGCCGTGGCCGAGAGCGGCGAGACCGCCCTGGCCATGCTGGACCGTCAGGCGTTCGATATCGTGTTGATGGGGGTCAGCCTGCCGGGCATGAACGGCTTTGACGCCACCCGCCGCCTGCGGACCAGCCCGAACGGAAACCGCGCCATCCCCGTGGTGGGGTTGGTGCCGTCCGCCGCCCCGCGTGACTGGGACGGCTGTCGCCGCGCGGGCATGAACAGCTGGGTGGCCGCGCCTATCGACGGGCCCGAACTCTATGCCGCCATGGCCGAGGCCCTGGTCGCCCGCCGACGCTCACGCGAGGCCGCGCCGGCCTAG
- a CDS encoding very short patch repair endonuclease, whose translation MTDVFDAAKRSAVMARVRGKDTKPEMRVRRLLTRLGARYRLHRKDLPGSPDVVLPGRRLAIFIHGCFWHGHDCKRGAREPKANADYWQAKIGRNRARDIASREALTAAGWRVETIWECEMKDEAALSARLRALLDA comes from the coding sequence ATGACCGACGTCTTCGACGCCGCGAAGCGTTCGGCGGTCATGGCCCGGGTCCGGGGGAAGGACACCAAGCCCGAGATGCGCGTGCGCCGGCTGCTGACGCGGCTGGGCGCGCGCTACCGCCTGCATCGCAAGGACCTGCCCGGCTCGCCGGACGTTGTGCTGCCGGGGCGCAGGCTGGCGATCTTTATCCACGGCTGCTTCTGGCACGGCCATGACTGCAAGCGCGGCGCGCGCGAACCCAAGGCCAACGCCGACTACTGGCAAGCCAAGATCGGCCGCAACCGGGCGCGGGACATCGCCTCGCGCGAGGCCCTGACCGCCGCCGGCTGGCGGGTCGAGACCATCTGGGAATGCGAGATGAAGGACGAGGCGGCGCTAAGCGCGCGGCTTCGGGCCTTGCTGGACGCCTAG
- a CDS encoding DNA cytosine methyltransferase, with the protein MSRAAPFSFYEFFAGGGMARLGLGDAWTCLFANDFDPLKARTYRENFPDAQAHLHEGDVWAVEPAALTGRADLAWASSPCQDFSLAGGRAGLKGGKSSAFFGFWNLMEALDAEDRAPRVLVIENVSGLLTSNDGRDFAALCDVLVKRGYRVGALEVDAAAFTPQSRPRIFVIAARHVLPHLIGASPFQTEAVRLAHDRLPKSLQEAWAWWSVPAAPARNADLASILEPDDAVAWREEAVTAALLDMMAPLHRARVETARASGARAVGAVFRRMRGGVQRAEVRFDGLAGCLRTPRGGSSRQTVIVVDKGQVRSRLITAREAARLMGLPEDYRLPKSQSGGLHVMGDGVAVPVVRWLAEHLLEPLAARPTAVAAE; encoded by the coding sequence ATGAGTCGCGCCGCGCCCTTTTCTTTCTACGAGTTCTTCGCCGGAGGCGGCATGGCCCGCCTGGGCCTCGGCGACGCCTGGACGTGCCTGTTCGCCAACGATTTCGACCCGCTCAAGGCGCGAACCTACCGCGAAAACTTCCCTGACGCGCAAGCTCATCTGCACGAAGGCGACGTGTGGGCCGTCGAGCCCGCTGCTCTGACGGGCCGCGCCGACCTCGCCTGGGCCTCATCGCCCTGCCAGGATTTCAGCCTGGCCGGCGGGCGTGCAGGTCTGAAAGGCGGCAAGTCGTCGGCCTTCTTCGGCTTCTGGAACCTGATGGAGGCGCTCGACGCCGAAGACCGCGCTCCGCGCGTGCTGGTCATCGAGAATGTCAGCGGCCTGCTGACCTCCAACGACGGACGGGACTTCGCAGCGCTTTGTGATGTGCTGGTTAAGCGCGGCTATCGGGTCGGAGCGCTCGAGGTGGACGCCGCCGCCTTCACTCCGCAGTCGCGGCCGCGCATCTTCGTCATCGCCGCGCGCCATGTCCTTCCGCACCTGATCGGGGCCAGCCCGTTCCAGACCGAGGCGGTGCGCCTGGCGCATGATCGCCTGCCCAAGAGCCTTCAGGAGGCCTGGGCCTGGTGGTCGGTTCCGGCGGCCCCCGCCCGCAACGCCGACCTGGCCAGCATCCTGGAGCCAGACGACGCCGTCGCCTGGCGCGAAGAGGCCGTCACCGCAGCCCTGCTCGACATGATGGCGCCTCTGCATCGCGCCCGGGTGGAGACGGCGCGCGCCAGCGGCGCGCGCGCGGTCGGCGCGGTGTTCCGCCGGATGCGGGGCGGGGTGCAACGGGCCGAGGTCCGCTTCGACGGCCTGGCCGGTTGCCTGCGCACGCCGCGTGGCGGCTCGTCCCGTCAGACAGTGATCGTCGTCGACAAGGGACAGGTGCGTTCACGCCTGATCACCGCGCGGGAAGCGGCCCGCCTGATGGGCCTGCCGGAAGACTATCGCCTGCCGAAAAGCCAGAGCGGCGGCCTGCACGTCATGGGCGACGGCGTGGCCGTGCCCGTGGTCCGCTGGCTGGCCGAACATCTTCTGGAGCCGCTGGCCGCCCGTCCGACAGCCGTGGCCGCCGAATGA
- a CDS encoding COG3650 family protein has protein sequence MRSVAVLAMAGFLSACQTVAGVSAQTATLPVPDAVDALGTEPFWAVMIDAEQIALTRPDHPPVTAPNAGPVRTASAARWEASTAQGKLKLTVTAGPCSDGMSDRTYPFKAQADIGGRILKGCAAAAGAREND, from the coding sequence ATGCGGAGCGTCGCTGTGCTGGCCATGGCCGGGTTTCTGTCGGCCTGCCAGACCGTGGCGGGCGTTTCCGCCCAGACAGCGACCCTGCCCGTGCCAGACGCCGTGGACGCCCTTGGGACCGAGCCGTTCTGGGCGGTCATGATCGACGCCGAGCAGATCGCCCTGACCCGCCCCGACCATCCGCCCGTCACCGCGCCCAACGCCGGCCCCGTGCGAACGGCCTCTGCCGCCCGGTGGGAGGCGAGCACGGCGCAGGGGAAGCTGAAGCTGACGGTGACGGCGGGGCCCTGTTCGGACGGCATGTCGGACAGGACCTATCCGTTCAAGGCGCAGGCCGATATCGGCGGGCGGATCCTGAAGGGCTGCGCGGCCGCCGCCGGCGCGCGCGAGAACGACTAG